A genomic region of Cryptococcus neoformans var. grubii H99 chromosome 13, complete sequence contains the following coding sequences:
- a CDS encoding centromeric protein E, translating to MDPHSRFRGPQATPKSLSRARAIFGPKTPSTTSKPYPLSSHNSNTHDILPLPQGLSPKDGQSSVKVKIKSSTTPEARSRVLVKPLGARLPGAGSGTTPSIKLVTKQPERKEPEPFVDDWMSAPMDADSISPSYDNYEEDLAETEAVQVSIRVRPPNSMELRMDSRCVWTMPEHDQHALKLAKGTEGSREDRDWLFDRILPPHCDNAKTYGTSARTHVRSAMEGYNAVIFAYGQTASGKTHTLTGSSSEPGIIPLAISDLFAQIRSTPDREYLLRASYIELYNETIFDLLHPSHGHELHLSETKKGVTINGLTEAAVRTEDEVRRLLRSGEEKRRVGATDWNSRSSRSHCVFRITIESRARSLNGDEAPKTPGRNDKTTRISTLSIIDLAGSEKHTSSKERNAEGRHINQSLLTLKLVISKLADLASKRNVTHVPYRDSKLTRLLQNSLSGDALISVICTVSPSALNLAESISTLAFAQGLKRVVLKAQKKEIVDPHALIQQYQNEIAELKAQLRAKEAGGETIGSKSEKEKNEAMEKRLNELRSMILTSVNVKSPNPGDQAYMPPPSPAKMKYPKLDYDRSTAELQEELHAEQLCRAELEDEVARLRAELATRPLEPNAQIIQLRNENSELKLIADDYERHLREPSRKVREDVEKEYISKMKTLENQLDSKKIWANRLDENVRFLTAENKQLQARCADAEAKVFQIIEWINTALAPADAQAQSPLELSTNSSQPLGSLVVSNDDFAPAPSNQVKSTLTLSASKMRATFSQMDLADFNNKFGSLTMNGRGKGASGLGSDMVREESHFDLAEVASDDEMF from the exons ATGGATCCTCACAGCAGATTTAGGGGACCGCAAGCGACTCCCAAGTCCCTGTCTAGAGCCAGGGCCATTTTTGGCCCCAAAACACCTTCTACAACCAGCAAACCATACCCTCTTAGCTCCCACAACTCTAACACCCACGatattcttcctcttcctcaaggcCTTTCTCCCAAGGATGGGCAAAGCTCAGTGAAAGTCAAGATCAAGAGCTCCACTACACCAGAAGCCAGGTCAAGGGTACTTGTGAAGCCTCTCGGTGCGAGATTGCCTGGTGCGGGTTCTGGGACGACTCCATCAATCAAGCTGGTGACCAAACAACCGGAACGCAAAGAGCCGGAACCTTTTGTGGATGATTGGATGAGTGCGCCTATGGACGCCGATTCTATAAGCCCATCATATGATAATTATGAGGAGGATCTTGCAGAGACTGAGGCCGTACAGGTGTCCATCCG AGTACGACCCCCAAATTCTATGGAGTTGAGGATGGATTCCAGATGTGTATGGACAATGCCAGAGCATGATCAACATGCTCTCAAGTTGGCAAAAGGGACCGAGGGTAGTCGAGAGGACCGTGATTGGTTGTTTG ACCGAATACTTCCGCCCCATTGCGATAATGCCAAGACGTATGGAACCTCAGCAAGGACACATGTTAGAT CTGCTATGGAGGGTTACAACGCGGTCATTTTCGCCTACGGTCAGACAGCCTCCGGTAAAACACACACCCTTACTGGGTCTTCATCTGAGCCCGGTATCATTCCTCTAGCCATTTCTGACCTTTTTGCCCAAATCCGCTCCACTCCCGATAGAGAATACCTCCTCCGAGCATCTTACATCGAACTTTACAACGAGACTATCTTcgatcttctccaccccaGCCACGGCCACGAGCTCCATTTGAGTGAGACTAAGAAAGGAGTTACCATCAATGGGTTGACAGAGGCAGCTGTGAGAACTGAAGATGAGGTGCGAAGGCTATTAAGGTCGggcgaggagaagagaagagtgggTGCTACGGACTGGAACTCGAGGAGTTCGCGAAGTCATTGCGTCTTCCGAATT ACAATTGAGTCTCGTGCCAGGAGCTTGAATGGGGATGAGGCTCCAAAAACGCCTGGACGAAATGACAAAACTACTCGAATCAGTACATTGTCCATCATCG ATTTGGCTGGTTCGGAAAAACATACTTCTTCCAAGGAGAGAAATGCTGAGGGTAGACATATCAACCAGTC TCTTTTGACCCTCAAGCTGGTCATCTCGAAATTAGCGGACTTGGCCTCCAAGCGAAACGTTACTCACGTTCCCTACAGGGATAGCAAACT CACACGATTACTTCAAAACTCATTATCTGGTGATGCCCTCATTTCCGTCATCTGTACTGTGTCCCCTTCGGCTCTCAACCTTGCAGAATCCATTTCGACTCTGGCGTTTGCCCAGGGCCTCAAACGAGTTGTTCTCAAAGctcagaagaaggagattgtGGATCCTCACGCTTTGATTCAGCAGTACCAGAATGAGATTGCCGAGCTCAAGGCTCAGCTGAGGGCCAAGGAGGCTGGTGGGGAAACAATTGGATCCAAGAGCGAA aaggaaaagaacgAAGCGATGGAAAAAAGATTAAACGAGCTGAGGAGTATGATCTTAACCTCTGTAAACGTCAAATCACCCAATCCTGGAGATCAGGCCTAC ATGCCCCCCCCAAGTCCCGCTAAGATGAAGTACCCCAAGCTTGATTACGACCGATCAACCGCCGAACTACAAGAAGAGCTTCATGCCGAACAACTCTGTCGAGCCGAattggaagatgaagttgCTCGTCTCCGTGCAGAACTAGCTACCAGACCATTAGAACCTAATGCGCAGATCATCCAACTGAGGAATGAAAATAGCGAGCTAAAGCTCATTGCTG ATGACTACGAGCGACATCTTCGAGAACCATCTCGAAAGGTTCGTGAAGACGTAGAGAAGGAGTATATTAGCAAAATGAAGACTTTAGAAAATCAACTGGATAGCAAGAAGATTTGGGCGAACAGGTTGGACGAGAACGTCAGGTTTTTGACGGCCGAGAACAAACAGTTGCAAGCG CGATGCGCCGATGCGGAAGCCAAGGTCTTTCAGATCATTGAATGGATCAACACTGCACTAGCACCAGCCGACGCCCAAGCTCAATCACCACTCGAGCTTTCCACAAATTCCAGCCAACCCTTGGGTTCACTCGTTGTATCCAATGATGATTTTGCACCTGCCCCTTCTAATCAAGTCAAAAGCACGCT
- a CDS encoding glucan 1,3-beta-glucosidase: MAQQQRYTPVPSMGPGGNSFIGYDDLGDSRYPTPQRLSMPISPPRTSSLNSGRLSNSNYADPYATPDTSDTTMPPMTQVSQPSATFQKGYANPSAHLPIPSENYYPVSNEPTTSFEDVAAQQKARSRKRWFIIGGIILAVAAVVGIVVGVVVSQVNKNDDDNNSNRSSNSTSSSGNGTLTIGSDPSTFEKDSRLHQVFWGFAYTPNDVQLPDCGATQNNITRDIQLLSQLTTRLRLYGANCNQTALVMQAIQDTKVNMTIWPAIYIDSNEEAYKNQLEAIVDALQTYGVDMVEGITVGNEYILNTAGSDSTTSSAYKSALATIADKITEVNSTIQALGLSKNLPIGTSDAGSVMSKSLGESVDFFMANVHPWFGSLAIDDAATWTYEFFQEFDVEVAAEASNNPTTYIAETGWPTNSSDSTESNDGAGSPQGDASVANLQTFLDTFICQANANGTQYFYFEAFDEPWKEIYGGVEPWWGLFDFDRELKNITIPTCN; encoded by the exons ATGGCACAACAACAGAGGTATACTCCGGTACCCAGCATGGGACCTGGTGGGAACAGTTTCATCG GATACGACGACCTTGGTGACTCTCGTTATCCAACA CCTCAACGTCTATCTATGCCCATCTCCCCCCCTCGTACATCCTCTCTTAACTCGGGGAGACTTTCTAACTCAAATTACGCCGATCCTTACGCCACCCCGGACACAAGTGACACGACTATGCCGCCCATGACACAAGTTTCTCAGCCGTCTGCTACTTTCCAGAAAGGCTATGCTAACCCTTCTGCCCATTTACCCATCCCTTCCGAAAACTACTACCCCGTCTCCAATGAACCCACAACCTCTTTTGAGGATGTTGCGGCTCAGCAGAAGGCAAGgtcaaggaagagatggttCATTATTGGGGGTATCATTTTGGCTGTAGCTGCCGTCGTCGGTATCGTTGTTGGAGTCGTTGTCAGCCAAGTCAACAAGAACGATGACGACAATAATAGCAATAGGAGCTCGAACAGCACTTCATCCAGCGGCAATGGTACATTAACTATCGGAAGCGACCCTAGTACATTTGAGAAAGATAGTCGACTTCATCAAGTATTTTGGGGTTTCGCTTACACTCCGAAC GATGTCCAATTGCCCGACTGCGGTGCGACGCAAAATAATATCACTAGAGATATTCAG CTTCTGTCGCAACTTACCACTAG GCTGCGTTTGTACGGTGCCAATTGTAATCAAACGGCTTTAGTGATGCAAGCTATCCAAGACACAAAGGTTAACATGACCATTTGGCCTGCCATTT ATATCGATTCTAATGAGGAAGCTTACAAGAACCAGTTGGAAGCTATTGTCGACGCTCTCCAAACCTACGGCGTCGACATGGTAGAAGGA ATTACTGTGGGTAATGAATATATCCTCAACACTGCCGGTAGTGATTCCACCACGTCCTCGGCATATAAATCGGCTCTTGCAACTATTGCCGATAAGATTACCGAAGTCAACAGCACTATCCAGGCTTTAGGACTGAGCAAAAACCTACCCATTGGTACTTCTGATGCGGGGTCAGTCATGAGCAAATCGCTAGGTGAAAGTGTTGACTTTTTCATGGCCAACGTTCATCC ATGGTTTGGCTCTCTTGCTATCGATGATGCTGCCACATGGACGTATGAGTTTTTCCAAGAATTCGATGTCGAAGTCGCTGCAGAAGCCTCTAACAATCCCACGACGTATATCGCCGAGACTGGCTGGCCTACAAACAGTTCGGACTCGACCGAGTCTAATGATGGCGCGGGCAGCCCTCAAGGTGATGCTAGCGTAGCAAACCTTCAAA CTTTCCTTGATACTTTCATTTGTCAGGCGAATGCCAATGGTACCCAATACTTTTA TTTCGAGGCATTTGACGAACCTTGGAAAGA GATCTATGGTGGCGTTGAACCTTGGTGGGGACTGTTCGACTTTGATAGAGAATTGAAGAATATTACAATTCCAACTTGTAATTGA